The following are encoded together in the Zygosaccharomyces rouxii strain CBS732 chromosome C complete sequence genome:
- the SNF4 gene encoding AMP-activated serine/threonine-protein kinase regulatory subunit SNF4 (highly similar to uniprot|P12904 Saccharomyces cerevisiae YGL115W SNF4 involved in release from glucose repression invertase expression and sporulation associates with Snf1p) — protein MGDVGLGRGNVVLEQKFSVESIRAFLKSKTSYDVLPVSYRLIVLDTSLLVKKSLNVLLQNNIVSAPLWDAKTSRFAGLLTSSDFINVIQYYFSNPDKFELVDKLQLDGLKEIERAIGVEPIDTASIHPARPLYEACIKMMNSTSRRIPLIDQDEDTHREIVVSVLTQYRILKFVALNCRETHLLRRPIGELNIVTEKEVASCRMTTPVIDVIQLLSQGNVASIPIVDDEGHLINVYEAVDVLGLIKGGIYNDLSLSVGEALMRRSDDFEGVYTCTKNDKLSTIMDHIRKSRVHRFFVVDEDGKLTGVLTLSDILRYILLGETGS, from the coding sequence ATGGGCGACGTCGGTTTGGGTAGGGGTAACGTTGTTTTAGAACAGAAGTTTTCCGTTGAATCGATAAGGGCATTTTTAAAGAGTAAGACCTCCTATGATGTATTGCCTGTATCCTATCGATTAATCGTTTTAGACACTTCACTATTGGTTAAAAAATCATTAAATGttcttttacaaaataaTATCGTCTCAGCGCCTCTTTGGGATGCAAAGACTTCGAGGTTTGCTGGTCTTTTAACCTCTAGTGATTTTATCAACGTAATACAATACtacttttcaaatcctgATAAATTCGAACTGGTGGATAAATTACAATTAGATGGGTTGAAAGAGATTGAAAGGGCAATTGGCGTGGAACCTATTGATACTGCCTCGATTCATCCAGCAAGGCCGTTGTACGAGGCGTGtataaagatgatgaactcAACAAGCCGTAGAATTCCATTGATTGATCAAGACGAAGATACCCACAGGGAAATTGTAGTTTCAGTTTTAACCCAATACCGtatcttgaaatttgttGCTTTAAACTGCAGAGAGACCCATCTTTTGAGGAGACCTATCGGTGAATTGAATATTGTTACTGAAAAGGAGGTGGCAAGTTGCCGGATGACTACACCTGTAATTGACGTTATACAACTGTTATCTCAAGGTAACGTAGCGTCTATACCAATcgttgatgatgaaggaCATTTAATCAATGTTTATGAAGCCGTTGATGTTCTAGGTCTTATTAAAGGTGGTATTTACAACGATTTATCACTTTCCGTGGGTGAAGCCCTGATGAGACGCAGTGATGACTTTGAAGGGGTTTATACCTGTACTAAGAATGATAAGTTGTCTACTATAATGGACCACATCAGGAAATCAAGAGTTCACAGATTCTTCGTTGTCGATGAAGACGGTAAACTCACTGGCGTCCTCACTCTAAGTGATATACTACGTTACATTTTACTCGGTGAAACTGGATCGTAA
- the PBP2 gene encoding telomere maintenance protein PBP2 (similar to uniprot|P38151 Saccharomyces cerevisiae YBR233W): protein MMANVGENGVSSLNMLKRKKEDCAEELEAEIKRVALHDDSECPTTASMESMDSDARSMSRLSDGESVDNVATEGDARDQRSRQAHLRMLCLVKQASMIVGHKGETISRIKSMTNTRINVSENVRGVPERVVYVRGSCENVARAFGMIVRTLNDRGSGNNDKSFDDIPTTINLLISHHLMGVVIGKHGSRLKEVEELSAARLTAMPEQLMMSNDRILTIEGVADALHIATFYVAQTILTCKDAFKFKKAIFYQPSPLYSVLLNGGMSPMVYSHQQHHQYHPADKYRNGKRLPRSGVMFMVPAAGTTPQTVPQRPTPVMYTAANAATAPAFTPNFMIPNVRIIDGPVATPVAQTMAIVQQEIYIDENFVGNIIGKDGKHINSIKESTGCSIFIDDPVSGALERKLTVRGTSMGSQAAIMLISNKIEIDKINKERKR, encoded by the coding sequence ATGATGGCTAATGTGGGGGAAAACGGAGTAAGTTCGTTGAACATGTTGAAACGTAAGAAGGAAGACTGTGCAGAGGAACTAGAGGCAGAGATCAAGAGGGTAGCATTGCACGATGATTCAGAATGTCCCACCACAGCATCCATGGAATCTATGGACTCAGATGCTAGGAGTATGAGTCGGTTGAGTGATGGAGAATCCGTGGACAACGTTGCCACTGAAGGAGATGCAAGAGATCAAAGGAGCCGACAAGCGCATTTAAGAATGTTGTGCCTAGTGAAACAAGCATCTATGATTGTGGGACATAAGGGTGAGACTATTTCAAGGATTAAATCAATGACCAACACAAGGATCAACGTTTCTGAAAATGTAAGAGGAGTTCCTGAAAGGGTCGTTTACGTGAGAGGTTCTTGTGAAAATGTGGCAAGAGCCTTTGGTATGATTGTAAGAACACTTAACGACAGAGGAAgtggtaataatgataagaGTTTTGATGATATACCGACAACCATAAATCTACTCATATCACATCATCTGATGGGTGTTGTTATTGGTAAACATGGATCAAGACTTAAGGAAGTAGAAGAGTTAAGTGCCGCTAGATTGACAGCTATGCCAGAACAGTTAATGATGTCAAATGATCGTATTCTTACAATTGAAGGTGTTGCAGATGCCCTTCATATCGCTACCTTTTATGTGGCTCAAACTATACTAACATGCAAAGATGCctttaaattcaaaaagGCTATTTTTTACCAACCAAGTCCGTTATATTCAGTTTTACTCAATGGTGGAATGTCACCCATGGTTTATTCGCATCAACAGCATCATCAGTATCATCCAGCTGATAAATACCGTAACGGCAAAAGGTTGCCACGCTCTGGGGTAATGTTTATGGTGCCGGCAGCGGGTACTACACCCCAAACGGTCCCACAACGTCCAACACCAGTCATGTATACGGCTGCTAATGCTGCAACTGCACCAGCTTTTACACCGAATTTTATGATTCCCAACGTTCGCATAATCGATGGTCCTGTAGCTACGCCAGTAGCCCAAACTATGGCCATTGTCCAACAAGAAATTTACATCGATGAGAATTTTGTGGGTAATATAATAGGTAAAGACGGTAAGCATATTAATTCTATAAAGGAATCCACTGGTTGCTCCATCTTTATCGATGATCCAGTTAGTGGTGCTCTCGAGAGGAAATTGACCGTTAGAGGTACTTCTATGGGATCACAAGCTGCCATTATGCTAATAAGCAATaagattgaaattgataaaattaaCAAGGAGAGGAAAAGATAA
- the SWC5 gene encoding Swc5p (similar to uniprot|P38326 Saccharomyces cerevisiae YBR231C SWC5 Protein of unknown function, component of the Swr1p complex that incorporates Htz1p into chromatin), translating into MVPKEGEEVDQRPEIDQEDYNEEEDEDFDPNKIQEGSDEEDEDEDFKGENNRSKPSTDYSRIESDTGGLVRTRRARQEEEERQKRHKYETLQVESVSESSANLWEELKHQGLQRLKGAECKKSVLDTTQDADNMNNSSSERQILIKRNYKFAGELVHEEKMVPVSSAEAREYLNSIKFQKSQDDTNKKFLSSGVEEQNEHRTNLRRPLKRPPLLEQIVSGALKPKLTTLEKSSLDWASYVDKEGINEELTLHNKDGYLAKQDFLSRVESFKDQQYKDLRQKQLSMQLQNGT; encoded by the coding sequence ATGGTCCcaaaagaaggtgaagaggTTGATCAGCGACCTGAAATTGACCAAGAAGATTATAACGAGGAGGAAGACGAAGATTTTGATCCCAACAAGATCCAGGAAGGTAGcgatgaggaagatgaagatgaggacTTCAAGGGAGAAAACAACCGATCGAAGCCCAGTACAGACTACTCACGTATTGAAAGTGATACAGGAGGTCTCGTGAGGACTAGAAGAGCTCgtcaagaggaagaagagaggCAGAAAAGACACAAATATGAAACTCTACAGGTGGAATCAGTTTCTGAAAGTTCTGCAAACTTATGGGAGGAATTAAAGCATCAGGGATTGCAGAGGTTAAAAGGTGCTGAATGTAAGAAGTCCGTCCTAGATACTACCCAAGATGCTGATAACATGAATAATAGTTCATCAGAGAGACAAATTTTAATCAAAAGAAACTATAAATTTGCAGGAGAACTGGTACATGAGGAGAAAATGGTTCCTGTATCCAGTGCTGAAGCAAGGGAATATTTGAACAGtattaaatttcaaaagagcCAAGATGATACGAATAAAAAGTTCTTGTCAAGTGGGgttgaagaacaaaatgaaCATAGAACTAATTTAAGAAGACCTTTGAAGCGACCACCTTTATTGGAACAGATAGTTTCAGGTGCTCTAAAACCTAAATTAACTACACTGGAAAAATCAAGTCTCGATTGGGCTTCATATGTGGATAAAGAAGGTATCAACGAAGAATTAACTCTGCACAATAAGGATGGTTATTTGGCCAAACAAGATTTTTTGAGCCGTGTGGAATCATTTAAAGATCAACAGTACAAGGATTTAAGACAGAAGCAATTGTCAATGCAGTTACAAAATGGAACATAA
- the ARO5 gene encoding Aro5p (weakly similar to uniprot|P53133 Saccharomyces cerevisiae YGL117w): MTSSPAIEELIQKHTKMINDSNKTTVKNQKLLNQICQELTLSLCHPLLEFVDALLEKFMYPEGIEKDAHPDLFTLGHPRLLELVYLRQRVDQLQKLNRETFEPISQFFPHLLHRIEKIHIILVHLLQVLSNHIEIPTQSKFYRKIVTESISDFQRAFEQFKSLDYVLMALMRNLEKTGSTDKTFLVDSSLLQEIKNFDTENKHWFNDILQESKALKEFNQEIEDNEHSDITTFLRDRKSRLQISSRRVF, from the coding sequence atGACTAGTTCTCCCGCAATTGAAGAGCTTATACAGAAGCATACTAAAATGATTAACGACAGTAACAAGACAACGGTAAAAAATCAGAAGCTGTTAAACCAGATTTGTCAAGAGCTTACACTTTCACTCTGCCATCCACTGTTAGAGTTTGTTGATGCTctattggaaaaattcatgtATCCAGAAGGTATAGAGAAAGATGCCCATCCTGATCTTTTCACACTGGGACATCCAAGActattggaattggttTATTTGAGACAGAGAGTCGATCAACTACAAAAGTTAAACCGTGAAACTTTTGAGCCAATCTCCCAATTTTTCCCTCACCTACTTcatagaattgaaaaaatccacATTATACTGGTTCACCTTTTACAAGTACTCAGCAATCACATTGAAATCCCCACGCAATCGAAATTTTACAGAAAGATTGTGACGGAAAGCATATCTGATTTCCAAAGAGCATTCGAACAGTTTAAATCCCTGGATTACGTTTTAATGGCACTGATgagaaatttggaaaaaacGGGCTCAACGGACAAAACGTTTCTAGTGGATAGTTCTCTTTTGCAggaaattaaaaatttcgatACAGAGAATAAGCATTGGTTTAACGATATTCTACAAGAATCAAAGGCCCTAAAGGAGTTcaatcaagaaattgagGACAACGAACACTCTGACATCACAACCTTCCTTAGGGATCGCAAATCAAGATTGCAAATTTCCAGCCGAAGAGTTTTCTAA
- a CDS encoding uncharacterized protein (no similarity): protein MFPRLCEIFENIVCIPNFITVPYYHSLNNATFAEVLLVLSQDRKPFTAIVIRSKDFSTCRLVCQQKMSQ, encoded by the coding sequence ATGTTTCCAAGACTTTGTGAGATCTTCGAGAACATAGTCTGTATCCCTAATTTCATTACTGTGCCGTACTACCACTCCCTTAATAATGCAACTTTTGCGGAAGTTTTGCTAGTTTTATCACAAGATCGTAAACCGTTTACTGCTATCGTGATTCGTTCCAAGGACTTTTCCACTTGTCGGTTGGTATGCCAGCAAAAAATGAGTCAGTga
- the CDC20 gene encoding ubiquitin-protein transferase activating protein CDC20 (similar to uniprot|P26309 Saccharomyces cerevisiae YGL116W CDC20 Cell-cycle regulated activator of anaphase-promoting complex/cyclosome (APC/C) which is required for metaphase/anaphase transition directs ubiquitination of mitotic cyclins Pds1p and other anaphase inhibitors potential Cdc28p substrate) — MVDSSQDNKSKLANNANRSVLSLTSPAKLNIISSSAWSRAGSDSKITKKPLRRATSLNANPTRPSVYARPKLNIGAPAMVRRNSSFFKDDERPNSQQQDGEESHADRFIPTLQGNSQNKVDPLALEEELPPPNASPTTHLRAQTKMVFKQTVAEACGLDMNQKILQYMPQPPVASFKRQSYSMKRRTHYNYQQHSQQQQQSQHELMKLRKINTNPERILDAPGFQDDFYLNLLSWSQKNVLAIALESALYLWNGSSGDVTMLVDYETTMISSVIWSDDDCHISIGKDDGNTEIWDVETMSLVRTMRSGLGVRIGSQSWLETLVATGARSGEIQINDVRIRQHVVSTWDEHSGEVCGLSYKNDGLQLASGGNDNTVMIWDTRVSMPQWIKRSHTAAVKAISWCPYVNNLLATGGGQTDKHIHFWNTTTGAKVSSISTGSQVSSLHWGQSYSQTGSSSMNREIVATGGNPGNAVSVYNYDTKFKVAEIVNAHESRICCSQLSPDGTTVATVGGDENLKFYKVFEPRRRAKKSKAAAEDVISLFGRSSSTLDDERHLVVHEDECDDTSSTAKRRTSEFLIR; from the coding sequence ATGGTCGATTCATCTCAGGACAATAAATCGAAACTAGCCAATAATGCTAACAGATCAGTACTTTCTTTGACATCCCCTGCCAAGTTAAACATTATATCTTCCTCAGCATGGTCAAGAGCAGGTTCTGATAGTAAAATTACCAAGAAACCATTAAGACGTGCCACTTCATTAAATGCAAATCCAACTAGACCATCAGTCTATGCAAGACCAAAGCTGAATATTGGAGCACCAGCGATGGTAAGGCGAAATTctagttttttcaaagatgatgaaaggCCCAAttcacaacaacaagatgGCGAAGAATCTCACGCTGATAGGTTTATCCCCACACTACAGGGAAATTCACAAAATAAGGTAGATCCACTAGCATTGGAAGAAGAGCTGCCGCCGCCAAATGCATCACCTACAACCCATTTAAGGGCACAGACTAAGATGGTTTTCAAACAAACGGTTGCAGAAGCATGTGGTCTTGATATGaatcaaaagattttacaataTATGCCACAGCCGCCAGTTGCATCTTTTAAACGTCAGAGTTACAGCATGAAGAGAAGGACACATTACAATTATCAACAGCATtcacaacaacagcaacagtCACAGCATgaattaatgaaattgagGAAAATTAATACAAATCCAGAAAGAATCTTGGATGCACCCGGTTTCCAAGAcgatttttatttgaacTTATTGAGTTGGTCACAAAAAAATGTACTTGCCATTGCCCTAGAAAGTGCATTGTACCTTTGGAATGGTAGTTCAGGTGATGTAACCATGCTTGTAGATTATGAGACTACGATGATTTCTTCAGTAATTTGGTCTGATGATGATTGTCACATTTccattggaaaagatgATGGTAATACCGAAATTTGGGATGTGGAAACCATGTCATTAGTCAGGACAATGAGATCTGGTTTAGGTGTTAGGATTGGTTCACAATCCTGGTTAGAAACGTTAGTGGCTACAGGTGCACGTAGTGGtgaaattcaaattaaCGACGTTAGAATTAGACAACATGTAGTTTCCACATGGGATGAGCATAGTGGTGAAGTATGCGGACTTTCATATAAAAATGATGGATTACAATTAGCATCAGGAGGTAACGATAATACAGTAATGATTTGGGATACAAGAGTTTCCATGCCACAGTGGATCAAAAGATCACATACAGCCGCCGTTAAAGCCATTAGCTGGTGCCCCTACGTTAACAATTTACTGGCAACAGGAGGTGGTCAAACCGACAAAcatattcatttttggaataCCACTACAGGAGCTAAAGTGTCGTCAATAAGTACAGGTTCACAAGTATCATCATTACACTGGGGTCAAAGCTATTCACAAACCggatcttcatcaatgaaCAGAGAGATTGTTGCCACAGGTGGTAACCCAGGTAATGCAGTTTCAGTTTACAATTACGATACGAAATTCAAAGTAGCGGAGATCGTAAATGCTCATGAATCACGTATTTGTTGTTCACAACTGTCACCAGACGGTACAACAGTAGCTActgttggtggtgatgagaatttgaaattttacaaagtcTTTGAACCAAGAAGAAGGGCTAAAAAATCAAAAGCTGCGGCTGAAGACGTCATTAGTTTGTTTGGACGCAGTTCATCAACTCTTGACGATGAACGTCACTTGGTAGTCCACGAGGATGAATGTGACGATACATCTTCAACCGCCAAAAGAAGGACCAGTGAATTTTTAATCAGATAA
- a CDS encoding uncharacterized protein (similar to uniprot|P53134 Saccharomyces cerevisiae YGL114W Putative member of the oligopeptide transporter (OPT) family of membrane transporters): MLDIQPNVAWDSKPAIQQITMRATVVGLIIGSLVLISNFQFGLQTGWVSMMSLPSALLACWFFRQVWPLIRPHDVPFTDVETVYVQSMAVAVGTGPLAFGFVGVIPAIEKFLTKEESGGSREQGQAFGIGQLLMWSAGLAFFGIFIAVPLRKQVIVREKLPFPSGSATAMLIAVLNGSEILQEVSRSDLLQMRNRRLSEVPLSQDQDQEHENSILSARGSPDGYSALEVDSAENGADETSYEENIQILFRTFTVSSIYTIGSYFLPILRSIPIFGKKLSKNYLWEFQPSPAYIGQGMIMGLPTVSYMLFGCILGWGVLAPLARHVGWVPPDAGVDDWERGVHGWILWTSLSIMVVDSVVGFIVVTVRSLVKFWLTDDKAKLLTNVWDDSFESILLEEERVINNRRYTTSSSSNRPNTVKLVYDDVDHEVADEHLVTLTTVISGIIISSLLCIVLVIYLFGLEIIPVYAMVTALFIALFLSILGIRALGETDLNPVSGIGKISQLIFALVVPRDRKGAVLLNLVAGGVAESGAQQAGDLMQDLKTGHLLGASPRAQFIAQIVGAIWSIILSSVMYICYNKVYQIPDKQFRIPTAIVWIDCARLVTGQGLPEKALGCSMLLGCIFAFLSLIRNCYREGNRKWLMYIPSGVAVGVGIYNTPSFTIARFIGGVLASTWMNRQQFNMGAKTRMIVFSSGLVLGEGICSILNMLFTDLKVPHL, encoded by the coding sequence ATGTTGGACATACAACCTAACGTCGCCTGGGATAGCAAACCTGCTATACAACAAATAACAATGAGGGCTACTGTAGTTGGACTGATTATTGGCTCATTAGTTTTAATATCGAATTTTCAGTTCGGTTTACAGACTGGGTGGGTCTCTATGATGTCTCTACCATCTGCCCTATTAGCATGTTGGTTCTTCAGACAAGTTTGGCCTCTCATTAGGCCTCATGATGTTCCTTTTACTGATGTAGAAACTGTCTATGTCCAAAGTATGGCAGTTGCAGTGGGTACAGGGCCACTagcatttggatttgttggTGTAATTCCAGCAatcgaaaaattcttgactAAGGAAGAGAGTGGTGGTAGTAGAGAACAGGGTCAAGCATTTGGAATCGGCCAACTTTTGATGTGGTCAGCAGGATTAGCATTCTTTGGGATATTTATAGCTGTCCCTCTCAGAAAACAAGTGATTGTCAGGGAAAAATTGCCCTTCCCCAGTGGTAGTGCAACCGCTATGCTTATAGCGGTCCTCAATGGATCCGAAATCTTACAGGAAGTTTCTAGATCAGATCTTTTACAAATGAGAAATAGGAGATTGAGTGAAGTTCCATTGTctcaagatcaagatcaagagcATGAAAATAGTATCTTATCAGCACGAGGATCGCCCGATGGATATAGTGCATTAGAGGTAGATTCTGCTGAAAATGGAGCAGATGAAACTAGTTATGAGGAGAACATTCAAATTTTATTCAGAACTTTTACAGTTTCCTCCATTTATACAATTGGATCATACTTCTTACCAATATTACGGTCGATCCCtatatttggtaaaaaacTTTCTAAGAATTATTTGTGGGAATTCCAACCTTCACCTGCCTACATTGGCCAAGGTATGATTATGGGACTTCCAACTGTCTCGTACATGCTATTTGGATGTATACTCGGCTGGGGTGTCTTGGCTCCATTGGCAAGGCATGTGGGTTGGGTACCTCCGGACGCTGGCGTCGATGATTGGGAAAGAGGCGTACATGGATGGATTCTTTGGACTTCTTTGTCCATCATGGTGGTAGATAGTGTCGTTGGGTTCATAGTAGTTACTGTTAGATCATTGGTCAAATTTTGGCTTACTGACGATAAAGCAAAGCTGTTAACCAACGTTTGGGACGATTCgtttgaatcaattttaCTTGAGGAGGAACGAGTAATCAACAATAGACGTTACaccacttcttcttctagcAACCGCCCAAATACTGTGAAATTGGTCTATGACGATGTCGATCATGAAGTGGCTGATGAACACTTAGTTACGTTGACTACCGTCATCAGTGGAATTATTATCTCTTCATTACTATGCATTGTACTGGTGATTTATTTATTTGGATTAGAAATTATTCCAGTCTATGCCATGGTTACAGCTTTATTTATTGCCCTATTTCTGTCAATATTGGGCATTCGTGCACTGGGGGAAACTGATTTGAATCCAGTTAGTGGTATCGGTAAGATTTCTCAACTAATATTTGCGCTAGTGGTGCCTCGAGACCGTAAGGGTGCGGTCCTTCTGAATTTGGTTGCGGGCGGTGTCGCAGAATCCGGTGCTCAACAAGCTGGTGATCTAATGCAAGACTTGAAAACTGGTCACCTCTTGGGGGCATCACCTAGGGCTCAATTCATTGCGCAAATTGTGGGGGCAATATGGTCTATTATTCTTTCAAGTGTGATGTACATCTGTTACAACAAGGTTTATCAGATCCCAGATAAACAATTTAGAATTCCCACTGCCATTGTATGGATCGATTGTGCTAGATTGGTAACAGGCCAAGGTCTTCCTGAAAAGGCCTTGGGTTGTTCCATGCTCCTAGGTTGTATTTTTGCTTTCTTATCACTTATTAGGAATTGTTATCGCGAGGGTAATCGTAAATGGTTGATGTACATACCATCTGGTGTTGCCGTGGGCGTTGGTATCTACAATACACCTAGTTTCACAATTGCTAGGTTCATTGGCGGTGTGCTTGCAAGCACTTGGATGAACCGTCAACAGTTTAACATGGGCGCAAAGACAAGGATGATTGTTTTCAGCTCGGGACTGGTGCTTGGTGAAGGTATTTGCAGCATTTTAAACATGCTCTTCACAGATTTGAAAGTACCACACTTGTAA